The Lolium rigidum isolate FL_2022 chromosome 2, APGP_CSIRO_Lrig_0.1, whole genome shotgun sequence genomic interval ACGACACGACCATTTCGCGTCTTGCGGCTTGTCCTCCCCGGCCAGAACTTACAAGGCCAAATTACCTCCTTTCTTGGAAACATGACCTTCCTTAGATCTCTTGACCTCTCCTATAATAGCTTCGTTGGCCCCTTGCCTATCCTTGGCCATCTCCAACAACTAAAGATACTTTATCTGAACAACAACAATTTAATTGGGATAATTCCTGATTCACTTACCAACTGTTCTAGCTTGGACTCCTTGGATCTCTCAGCAAACTCGCTAGCGGGTGTAATTCCTACGAAGCTAGGCCTTCTTTCAAATGTGACATACATCAATTTTAAATTAAATCAACTCGAGGGAAGAATTCCCGATGAGCTTGGGAGGTTGTCGAAATTGCAATACTTGCTCCTGGGCAACAACAGGCTCTCAGGTGAATTCCCACATGCCATCTTGAATCTTTCAGCTTCCCTCCAATACCTAAGCCTAGAGTTCAATATGCTAGGTAAGACATTGCCATCTAACATTGGCGACCTTCATTTTCTGACAGAGCTTACCTTGGAAAACAACAGGTTTGAAGGTCAAATCCCGGTTTCAATTGGCAATGCCCTAGGGTTACAACTGATAGATTTATCAAATAACAGTTTCAGTGGGAAAATTCCTACTGATTTCGGAAAGCTTTCAAACCTTACATTTCTAAACCTTCAATATAACCACCTTGAAGCAAGAGATGACCAAGACTGGGAATTCCTGAATTCATTGAGGAactgtagttctttaaatgtacTCTCCGTCGCATACAATGAGCTAAAGGGCTTACTACCCGAGACCGTTGGTAACCTATCATCCAGCCTTGAACAGCTTCTGTTGGCTGGAAACAGCTTATCAGGACAAGTTCCCCAAAGCATAGGGAAACTTAGTGGACTAACCAAACTTTCACTAGATCATAACAATTTTACTGGTACAATTCATGGATGGATAAAAAATCTCAAAGACATGCACATTCTACATCTCGAATCCAACAACTTCACGGGGCCAATTCCATCCTCTATTGGGAACCTTACGAAGTTGCTAGACCTTTCCCTATATGAAAATAAATTTGAAGGTCCAGTACCAGATAGCTTAGGAAACCTTCGAAAACTCTTAAACTTACACCTTGGGAATAACAATCTTGAAGGGCCTCTACGATCGAACTTTGCAAACCTCCAACCGCTCATACTTTTGAACCTTAGCCACAATAATATCCAAGGTGCCATACCTCGAATTGACAATCTCAAACAACTCACAATTTTAGATCTATCGTCAAATAAGCTTACTGGAGATATTCCTAATTCTTTGGGCGAATGCTATTGCTTAGCGAATTTGCAATTGGACAAAAACTTTCTGACTGGAAATATCCCAGCTACTTTTGGCAATCTGTCATTGCTGAGTACGCTAAAGCTTTCACACAACAACTTGTCAGGCACAATTCCATTTACTCTAAATAGACTAGAGGCCCTCAACGAGCTCGACCTTTCCTATAATCATCTTCAAGGAGAAATACCAAGAAATGGAGTACTCGAAAATGCTACAGCTATTTCACTGGAGGGCAACTGGGGCCTGTGCGGAGGTGCGATGGATCTCCACATGCCCCCGTGCCCCACTGTTTCTCGGAGATCAGAGAAGTACTatttgttccgagcattgattccATTATTTGGCTTCATGTCACTCGTAATGTTGACCTATGCTATAATCACCGGGAAGAAAACATCACGAAGAAAGAACTTatttttgctttcttttggtAAGAAATTCCCAATAGTCTCTTACAAGGATCTAAATCAAGCTACAAGAAACTTCTCAGAGGAAAGGCTCCTCGGAAGAGGAAGCTATGGTTCAGTGTACACAGGAAAGTTAACCAGAGCTAAAATACAAGTGGCCATTAAGGTTTTTGACCTTGAGATGAAATTTGCAGACAAAAGTTTTTTAACGGAATGCGATGTTTTGAGAAGCATTCGACATCGGAACCTTCTACCCATCCTAACAGCTTGTTCGACAATCGACAACAATGGTGATGCTTTCAAAGCTATAATTTACGAATTCATGCCTAACGGCAACTTGGACACATGGTTGCATAGCAAATTTGCTGGTGGTTCTTGTTTGAGCTTAGCTCAAAGAGCAAGCATAGCTGTTGGCATTGCAGACGCGTTGGCTTATTTACACCATGATTGTGAAAGGCAGATTGTACATTGTGATTTGAAGCCAACAAATATCCTTCTTGATGATGATATGAATGCTTATTTGGGAGACTTCGGCATTGCAAGCCTCGTTGGATATTCAGCTTCAAATACCTCAACTGAACTGAAGGGAACAATAGGGTACATAGCTCCTGGTATAGTAAACTCTTGCACTTGCTTATTTGTATGTGCATCTATCATTTACATTAACAAATAAACTTTTACACTTTACTAATTACTGCAATCTTATCTCTTGGTAGAGTATGCTCAAAGTGGCCAGGCGTCCATCAGTGGGGATGTTTACAGTTTTGGAATAGTACTCCTAGAGATGTTGATTGGTAAAAGACCGACGGATCCTATGTTTGAGAATGAACTCAGCTTGGTCAACTTTGTGGAGAGGAATTACCCAGACCAGATACTACGTATCATTGATGCTCGTCTCCAAAGAGAATGTGAGAGCTATATCCAAGCACACATTACAATGGAAAATGCGGTCTATGGATGCTTGTTATCACTCATTCAAGTCTCTCTCTCTTGTACGCGTCTGAACCCAAGGGAACGAATGAACATCAGAGAAGTAACCACTAAGCTCCATTCAACCAGAGCGTCATGCATTAAAGCGACAAAGTGAGAGCAAGTCTTGCTTCACTAGAGTGGCTTCAATGGGTCATGAGCTCATGTTATACCAAGTtgattttctccttcatatttttcAGTATTATGAATAAATTGTGGAAGATGACAGAATAGCCACATGGACACTGAGTAACATGCATAATTTTAGGTTAGCACTGGATGTTGTGATATGGAAGGATGAATTGAGCTAGAAGAAAAGTGATTGATGTAAACTAGTTTCGGTGGTAGTAAGAACCATATTAAGTACAGAACACCGCACTAGTTTTGGTGTATTTGATATTTGCCGACACTATGCAAGGTTGTGGGTTCTCGGAAGTGCACCAACCACAAATGATTAACCTATGTAATCATTGGATTGGtattcctatggatgaacaatacCCTTAGTTTAACCACCCAATGCCCTTGCCTACATCTGCAACATCGAGTTTACATTTTGAGGTGTTTTGCGGTACCCTCGAATAAATAGTAGCCTTTCATTCTCTTTCATCCAAAGGTCTACATCAATTAATAACGGTGTCAAAAAGTTAAGAAGTATGATTCATACCTATGCCAGACTCTGCGACGGACGAAAAAATGGCCATACACAGGCCTCGGCCCACAGAGTCCAACTCCCTCATGTCTATGTGCCTTGTCACTCGTAATGCTTACTTATGTGATAATCATGGGGAAGAAAGGGAAAAGTTCAATGGAGCAGGTGCGCAGAGCGCACCTGCACATTTTCCCACTTTGTCTTTTTTGCGTCTTCCAAATTATGTAATATTTCGATTTGATTTTTttgcaggtaactcagaaataACAAATGGAATGGAGGAAAAATATGTCGGAATTTTTTGTGCaagtttaaattttaaattatttaaatttcaaaataaattcttgaaatacatctatagataatgacataaaaaatacaaaatatttttcccacatTCCAACTGTAttgtttaagtgatctgcaagTTTTCTAGTTCAAACAATGTGTGGTGTGAGAGAAACAAAAAGAAGAAATtgttttaggggggggggggggcaaaatgAACTTGCACGAATCTTGATGCAGTATAGATGGTATGGATAGGggtgctcaccaagcacctgctcTAAAAGTCCACTCTCGGGGAAGAAAACATCACGAAAAAAAAACTTACGTTTGCTTTCTTTTGGTAAGAAATTCCCAAGAGTCTCTTACAAGGATCTAGATCTAGCTACAGGAAGCTTCTCAGAGGCAAAACTCCTTGGGAGCGGGAGGACGGGGGTAGCAGCTCAGCCGCctccccgcctcgaagtccctacacctaccaagtccgcAAGCTTCTTATTAAGATCGCCACCCCTTTTTTTTGCGGCatgtttcaatcacctgcaaacacaaatgaagagaatggtttattagtatgcaatgtaaagagatgaatattagtgaaagcaacaaagatataagtagatgaacattagtgaaagcaacaataatgcaaatagatgaacattaattagtggaagcaacaaatagctagcatAGATTTGTCTCAAACATaacacggagttcttacaaataacctagctggaCAATCACTATTACACaaagttattacaaataggctagcctcacaattactactacatagatcagtagcctgtgtcgccatccgtgattggaccgcgtgtttcgtcatcgtcatcaggctcggcgaaccaataatcatcaatgaaacctggaggtggtccatctgcatcgaggtcaatccctgctctgaacgcctcgagcaaact includes:
- the LOC124690337 gene encoding receptor kinase-like protein Xa21; translation: MLMFVSIETAPDRSHIIAKDLCRFAVEKYIAGLAVDLWDSKLDTPQQPCPAQTATSAVMRSPKQPAKLVMLLLWALLLLCNGVGNALGKTIHENSVDLQALLAFKQGVIDTQGALSSWNTTTTNFCRWNGVNCTTTRPFRVLRLVLPGQNLQGQITSFLGNMTFLRSLDLSYNSFVGPLPILGHLQQLKILYLNNNNLIGIIPDSLTNCSSLDSLDLSANSLAGVIPTKLGLLSNVTYINFKLNQLEGRIPDELGRLSKLQYLLLGNNRLSGEFPHAILNLSASLQYLSLEFNMLGKTLPSNIGDLHFLTELTLENNRFEGQIPVSIGNALGLQLIDLSNNSFSGKIPTDFGKLSNLTFLNLQYNHLEARDDQDWEFLNSLRNCSSLNVLSVAYNELKGLLPETVGNLSSSLEQLLLAGNSLSGQVPQSIGKLSGLTKLSLDHNNFTGTIHGWIKNLKDMHILHLESNNFTGPIPSSIGNLTKLLDLSLYENKFEGPLRSNFANLQPLILLNLSHNNIQGAIPRIDNLKQLTILDLSSNKLTGDIPNSLGECYCLANLQLDKNFLTGNIPATFGNLSLLSTLKLSHNNLSGTIPFTLNRLEALNELDLSYNHLQGEIPRNGVLENATAISLEGNWGLCGGAMDLHMPPCPTVSRRSEKYYLFRALIPLFGFMSLVMLTYAIITGKKTSRRKNLFLLSFGKKFPIVSYKDLNQATRNFSEERLLGRGSYGSVYTGKLTRAKIQVAIKVFDLEMKFADKSFLTECDVLRSIRHRNLLPILTACSTIDNNGDAFKAIIYEFMPNGNLDTWLHSKFAGGSCLSLAQRASIAVGIADALAYLHHDCERQIVHCDLKPTNILLDDDMNAYLGDFGIASLVGYSASNTSTELKGTIGYIAPEYAQSGQASISGDVYSFGIVLLEMLIGKRPTDPMFENELSLVNFVERNYPDQILRIIDARLQRECESYIQAHITMENAVYGCLLSLIQVSLSCTRLNPRERMNIREVTTKLHSTRASCIKATK